The Vallitalea okinawensis genome includes a window with the following:
- a CDS encoding uroporphyrinogen decarboxylase/cobalamine-independent methonine synthase family protein: protein MIIEPIRDKWEGTMSDRERFNNQMHFKPVDRCFNMEFGYWDENFTEWKLFEENGITNNAEADLFLNFDTIKTIGGNIWMSPLFKEKVVEETATTKIIINNEGLLAEVPKDGHDTIPHYIKSSIVTPEDWKRCKEERFRRDDPTRKVAIEFLKKLHPVDRDYPLGVSCGSMIGKVRDLLTFEGLAYACYDYPEMVEDMVETCCLLVEDFLDQVLPHFSFDFASGWEDICFKNGPIVSVDFFKNVVTPRYKRINKKLKAYGIDLWFTDCDGDVRPILPYFLEGGINCLFPFEVNGCAHPSELLHAYEGELRIMGGFDKMALGNGKKAIKSYMESLVPLVEMGGYIPFCDHRCPPNVKEEDYLYYLDLKEKMFGMK from the coding sequence ATGATAATTGAGCCAATCAGAGATAAGTGGGAAGGGACAATGAGTGATAGAGAACGCTTCAATAATCAAATGCATTTTAAACCTGTGGATCGCTGTTTTAATATGGAATTTGGCTATTGGGATGAAAATTTTACAGAATGGAAATTATTCGAAGAAAATGGTATAACAAATAACGCAGAGGCTGATCTTTTTTTAAATTTTGATACCATAAAAACGATAGGAGGTAATATATGGATGTCACCACTATTTAAAGAGAAAGTAGTGGAAGAGACAGCGACTACAAAGATTATTATTAATAATGAAGGGCTTTTGGCTGAAGTACCCAAAGACGGACATGATACCATTCCACATTATATTAAATCAAGTATAGTAACTCCAGAAGATTGGAAGAGGTGTAAGGAGGAAAGATTTAGAAGAGATGACCCCACTAGAAAAGTGGCTATTGAATTCTTAAAAAAATTACATCCAGTAGATCGGGATTATCCACTTGGGGTTAGTTGCGGTTCGATGATTGGTAAGGTAAGAGACTTATTAACTTTCGAAGGTCTTGCCTATGCTTGTTATGATTATCCTGAGATGGTAGAGGATATGGTGGAGACGTGTTGCTTATTAGTTGAAGATTTTCTTGATCAAGTTCTACCTCACTTTAGCTTTGATTTCGCATCTGGTTGGGAGGATATTTGTTTCAAAAATGGTCCAATCGTTTCTGTTGATTTTTTTAAAAATGTAGTAACCCCAAGATATAAAAGAATTAATAAAAAACTTAAAGCATATGGCATTGATTTATGGTTTACAGACTGTGATGGTGATGTAAGACCTATATTACCTTACTTTTTAGAAGGAGGTATCAACTGCTTATTTCCCTTTGAAGTAAATGGATGCGCACATCCTTCTGAATTATTACATGCTTACGAAGGAGAATTAAGAATCATGGGTGGTTTTGATAAAATGGCTCTGGGAAACGGAAAAAAAGCGATTAAGTCTTATATGGAATCCCTAGTTCCATTAGTTGAGATGGGAGGATACATACCTTTCTGTGATCATCGATGCCCGCCAAACGTTAAAGAAGAAGATTACTTGTATTATCTTGATTTGAAAGAGAAAATGTTTGGGATGAAATAA
- a CDS encoding sugar phosphate isomerase/epimerase family protein has protein sequence MKFGVSSYSFIGLVQEGELKQLEVMDKAKEMGFDTIEFINFILEDGETEEDFAMKAYKKSKEIKLPIESYTIGADFLNGSGGNLNAEIQRVKNQVDIARLLGVNSMRHDATIGFPKGHKEGRSFEDALPRLVEGYQAVTEYAAGFGIKTMVENHGFFCQDSQRVEQLVTTVNHPNFGVLIDIGNFVCVDEAPEKAVGLLMPYAFHIHAKDFHIRSGMLPPPGEGWFESRGGNYLRGAIIGHGNVPILQCLKIMKKSGYDGVLSIEFEGLEDPILGISIGLNNLKRYLEM, from the coding sequence ATGAAATTTGGTGTAAGCTCTTACAGTTTTATAGGATTGGTTCAAGAAGGAGAACTAAAGCAGCTAGAAGTTATGGATAAGGCAAAAGAAATGGGTTTTGATACTATCGAATTTATTAATTTTATCCTTGAAGACGGAGAAACAGAAGAAGATTTTGCTATGAAAGCTTATAAGAAAAGCAAGGAAATAAAGTTACCTATTGAAAGTTATACCATAGGTGCTGATTTTCTCAATGGCTCTGGTGGTAATCTAAATGCTGAGATACAACGAGTAAAAAACCAAGTAGATATTGCTCGCTTATTAGGTGTAAATTCTATGCGTCATGATGCTACCATTGGTTTCCCAAAAGGACACAAGGAAGGTCGCTCCTTTGAAGATGCATTGCCTAGGTTGGTTGAAGGTTATCAAGCAGTAACAGAGTATGCAGCAGGTTTTGGGATTAAGACTATGGTTGAAAATCACGGTTTTTTCTGTCAAGATAGTCAACGTGTTGAACAGCTAGTTACAACAGTTAATCATCCTAACTTTGGTGTACTCATTGATATAGGAAACTTTGTCTGTGTAGACGAAGCCCCAGAAAAAGCAGTCGGTTTACTGATGCCCTATGCTTTTCATATTCATGCTAAAGATTTTCACATCAGATCTGGTATGCTACCTCCACCTGGAGAAGGATGGTTTGAATCAAGAGGTGGTAACTACCTCCGTGGAGCCATTATCGGTCATGGTAATGTGCCAATACTACAATGTCTCAAGATCATGAAAAAATCTGGCTATGACGGTGTGCTTTCTATTGAATTTGAAGGATTAGAAGACCCTATTCTAGGTATATCCATAGGTCTTAATAATTTAAAAAGGTATTTAGAGATGTAA
- a CDS encoding FAD-binding oxidoreductase, translated as MATFNIKTNRTFTLIRKYGFIFTLLVAIGGLWYPKLGLLVIPVMLGLILYSFYKGRYWCGNICAHGSLFDSLLMPISRNVKIPKFFKSKWLAIAFFIFFSYKLISKFIKVAGIYGSLAFFDKIGLIFVSSYLMVTILGGLLALIFAPRTWCNFCPMGVLQRLSYKLGKTVGVTQMTDEKITVTKAEMCHKCGKCSRVCPMQLEPYNEFSENNQFDSDICIKCSTCVENCPAGILTLATKKVAQVLNKHVSLEGYENRIRIKSKIVNIKKLKDDIIEYTFKFVDPQKVNYEAGQFILVKIQDNPEMFRAYSISSYDEDGTALSVTIKKMDDGYGTNMIFDNFKIGNEIELEGPMGHELIVNKDAKNVLLVAGGIGITPFIPIVTDLIRNDNNIKNIKLVYGANYKNEFIYVDEFKQLEEEGYQFEFIQVAAFDENWTGEKGFVTDYMKKVDLKDYQVYMCGPQPMIKASLKVLKELNIDEKDINYESA; from the coding sequence TTGGCAACGTTCAATATCAAAACAAATCGGACTTTTACTTTAATCAGGAAATATGGATTCATCTTTACGTTATTAGTAGCAATAGGAGGCTTGTGGTATCCTAAGTTAGGGCTTCTAGTTATTCCAGTTATGCTCGGTCTTATACTTTATTCATTTTATAAAGGACGGTATTGGTGTGGTAACATCTGCGCTCATGGTAGTTTATTTGATTCATTATTAATGCCAATTAGTAGAAATGTTAAAATTCCTAAGTTTTTTAAATCTAAGTGGCTTGCCATTGCTTTTTTCATTTTCTTTTCATATAAACTAATATCGAAATTTATTAAAGTGGCTGGGATTTATGGTAGCCTAGCATTTTTTGATAAAATAGGGCTTATATTTGTGAGTAGTTATTTGATGGTGACTATTCTTGGTGGTCTTTTAGCTTTGATCTTTGCACCTAGAACTTGGTGTAATTTCTGTCCTATGGGTGTCTTACAGAGATTGTCTTATAAGCTAGGTAAGACTGTTGGTGTGACCCAAATGACTGATGAGAAAATAACAGTGACAAAAGCTGAAATGTGTCATAAATGTGGTAAATGTTCTAGAGTATGTCCAATGCAACTAGAACCTTATAATGAGTTCTCTGAGAATAATCAATTTGATAGTGATATTTGTATTAAGTGTTCAACATGTGTAGAGAATTGTCCAGCCGGTATTTTAACACTAGCAACAAAAAAAGTAGCGCAGGTACTTAATAAACATGTTAGCCTTGAAGGTTATGAAAATAGAATACGTATTAAATCTAAGATAGTCAATATCAAAAAACTTAAAGATGATATTATTGAATATACTTTCAAGTTCGTTGATCCTCAGAAAGTTAATTACGAAGCAGGACAGTTTATACTGGTTAAAATTCAAGATAACCCTGAGATGTTTAGAGCTTATTCCATATCATCCTATGATGAAGATGGCACAGCATTAAGTGTAACCATCAAAAAGATGGATGATGGCTATGGTACCAACATGATTTTTGATAACTTCAAGATAGGTAATGAAATAGAGCTTGAAGGACCAATGGGTCATGAACTAATTGTTAACAAAGATGCTAAGAATGTACTACTAGTGGCTGGCGGAATTGGTATTACACCATTTATTCCAATAGTAACGGATCTAATTAGAAATGACAATAATATTAAAAATATAAAATTAGTTTATGGTGCTAATTATAAAAATGAATTTATTTATGTAGATGAGTTTAAACAACTTGAAGAAGAAGGATATCAATTTGAATTTATTCAAGTAGCAGCTTTTGATGAGAACTGGACAGGTGAGAAGGGCTTCGTTACTGATTACATGAAGAAAGTCGATCTAAAAGATTATCAAGTATATATGTGCGGACCTCAACCAATGATTAAAGCATCATTGAAAGTACTGAAAGAACTTAATATTGATGAAAAAGATATCAACTACGAAAGTGCATAG
- a CDS encoding sugar phosphate isomerase/epimerase family protein: protein MTTNKIGVIVDSFQLGLREGIKKAKEVGAEGIQLYAVRGEMAPDNLDSKARRELLDYIKSHGLVVSALCGDLGGHGFTIQEDNVARIEKSKRIMDLAKDLETDIVTTHIGVIPHDTTHDRFEVLQAACEELGQYGDQVGAYFAIETGPEKAVTLKNFLDSLSSKGVRVNYDPANLVMVTGDDPVQGVYTLKDYIVHTHAKDGVQLLKSDPEFIYKCFAESMPENFHVDEYFLEKPLGQGAVNFNAYLQALRDIKFGGFLTIEREVGDNPQKDIQDAVKFLQKLRG, encoded by the coding sequence ATGACTACAAATAAAATTGGTGTTATTGTCGATTCATTTCAATTAGGTTTAAGGGAAGGTATTAAGAAAGCAAAAGAAGTTGGTGCAGAAGGGATTCAACTCTATGCCGTTCGTGGAGAGATGGCACCAGATAATCTTGATTCAAAAGCTCGCCGAGAATTACTAGACTATATTAAGTCACATGGACTTGTAGTATCCGCATTATGTGGTGACTTAGGTGGTCATGGCTTCACTATTCAAGAAGATAATGTTGCGCGTATCGAAAAATCTAAGCGTATTATGGATTTAGCAAAGGATTTAGAAACAGATATAGTAACAACACATATCGGTGTTATTCCTCATGATACTACCCATGATCGTTTTGAAGTATTGCAAGCAGCATGTGAAGAATTGGGTCAATACGGTGATCAAGTGGGGGCTTATTTTGCTATAGAGACCGGACCGGAAAAAGCAGTTACATTAAAAAATTTTTTAGATAGCTTATCAAGTAAAGGAGTGCGTGTTAATTATGACCCCGCTAACCTTGTTATGGTGACAGGAGATGATCCTGTCCAGGGTGTTTATACTTTAAAAGATTATATCGTTCATACCCATGCGAAAGATGGTGTTCAATTACTGAAATCAGATCCCGAATTTATCTATAAGTGCTTTGCAGAATCCATGCCAGAAAACTTCCATGTTGATGAATATTTTCTAGAAAAACCCTTAGGTCAAGGAGCGGTAAACTTCAATGCCTATCTTCAAGCATTACGTGATATAAAATTTGGTGGCTTTTTAACCATCGAAAGAGAAGTTGGGGATAACCCCCAAAAAGATATTCAGGATGCGGTTAAATTTTTACAAAAACTAAGAGGTTAA
- a CDS encoding methyl-accepting chemotaxis protein, which yields MNKTKTIYSKLLIICLLLLIVPSSIIGIQSFRSSKSELDEKGKVILKNSVRQAMQLIELKQEEVERNDLPAEQAQEEVKVMLVGEQKADGTRSINKDIDLGEYGYFFIYDSQGNKVLHPSTEGGNSWESVDKSKDKLLFAKEIINKAKQGGGFTEYSWTLPGSDKIGPKITYAEYDPEWDWIVVAGTYKLDFNKGSNRIIAILITIVGLSFVIGLIIILLFARHISRPIKSIMYALEKVAEGDLTVNTIVNKNNDETGYLTSSFNKMVINLKALISEVDHSGDHVLKASNSLSDITTQTAKATEEIAITISEIANGSGEQAGDISEGADQISELGKEIEGVSVISSEMNDVYNNTDQLTTKGLEVVNLLDQKSTDTSQSTYEVNEMIVQVNDSTMQIEVITDTIKQIAEQTNLLALNASIEAARAGEAGKGFAVVADEIRKLAEQSSNAVTGIHNILQEIRNNSQNAVYSIEKTKVIVDEQSVIVGDTKTIFNDISVSILNLKNKISQVVEYNMSMEEKKDKIISMIDNLSAISQQTAASTEEASAATEEQLSAIEEVAGYADELHDLSKNLLDEIKKFKIDSSN from the coding sequence ATGAATAAGACAAAAACTATTTATAGTAAGCTTTTAATCATCTGTTTACTATTATTAATTGTGCCTAGCAGTATTATTGGCATTCAAAGCTTTAGATCATCAAAATCTGAGTTAGATGAAAAGGGAAAAGTAATTTTAAAAAATAGTGTAAGGCAAGCTATGCAACTTATAGAGTTGAAGCAAGAGGAAGTAGAAAGAAACGATTTACCAGCGGAACAGGCACAAGAAGAAGTTAAAGTAATGCTGGTAGGTGAGCAAAAAGCAGATGGAACTCGATCTATCAACAAAGATATTGATTTAGGTGAATATGGTTATTTTTTTATCTATGATAGCCAAGGGAACAAGGTTTTACATCCTTCAACAGAGGGGGGCAACAGTTGGGAATCTGTTGATAAATCAAAGGATAAGCTATTATTTGCCAAAGAAATTATTAATAAAGCCAAACAAGGTGGAGGCTTTACAGAATATAGTTGGACATTACCTGGTTCAGATAAAATAGGACCTAAGATTACATATGCAGAGTATGACCCCGAGTGGGATTGGATTGTTGTGGCTGGTACATATAAATTAGATTTCAATAAGGGTTCAAATAGAATTATTGCAATTTTAATCACTATAGTTGGTCTTTCTTTTGTGATTGGTTTAATTATTATTCTGTTATTTGCTAGGCACATATCTAGACCAATTAAATCTATTATGTATGCATTAGAAAAAGTGGCAGAAGGAGATTTGACGGTCAATACGATTGTTAACAAAAATAATGATGAGACAGGATACCTAACAAGTTCCTTCAATAAAATGGTGATTAACCTTAAAGCATTAATCAGCGAAGTCGATCATTCTGGTGATCATGTATTAAAAGCATCGAATTCACTGAGTGATATAACGACACAAACAGCAAAAGCTACAGAAGAAATTGCAATAACTATTTCAGAAATTGCCAATGGTTCAGGTGAACAAGCAGGAGATATATCTGAGGGAGCGGATCAAATTAGTGAGTTAGGAAAAGAAATAGAAGGCGTATCAGTTATTTCTAGTGAGATGAATGATGTGTATAACAATACAGATCAATTAACAACTAAGGGGTTAGAAGTCGTTAACCTATTAGATCAAAAATCAACTGATACCAGTCAATCAACTTATGAAGTGAATGAAATGATTGTACAAGTAAACGATAGTACAATGCAAATAGAAGTTATCACAGATACCATTAAGCAAATTGCAGAACAGACTAATCTACTAGCCCTTAATGCTTCCATTGAGGCGGCACGAGCTGGAGAAGCAGGAAAAGGATTTGCAGTAGTAGCTGATGAAATAAGAAAACTTGCAGAACAGTCATCAAATGCTGTAACAGGAATCCATAATATATTACAAGAGATTAGAAATAATTCTCAAAATGCAGTATATTCTATTGAGAAGACTAAAGTTATAGTGGATGAGCAAAGTGTTATTGTAGGAGATACAAAGACTATTTTCAATGATATCTCTGTCTCCATATTGAATCTTAAAAATAAAATTTCTCAAGTAGTCGAGTATAATATGAGCATGGAAGAGAAAAAAGATAAAATAATCAGTATGATCGATAACTTATCCGCAATATCTCAACAAACAGCAGCATCAACTGAAGAAGCATCTGCCGCTACAGAGGAGCAATTATCTGCTATTGAGGAAGTGGCTGGTTATGCTGATGAATTACATGATTTATCTAAGAATTTATTAGATGAGATTAAAAAGTTCAAGATAGATTCGTCTAATTAA
- a CDS encoding AraC family transcriptional regulator, translated as MKNLLDLKENSWSLQHSSSMKAKSMYYCIRSIGHFCCNSGYHTNREHLNDVLLVLTLKGTGYLEYRNQKHILKSNEGFIIDCNEHQNYYTDKKDLWEFIWLHFYGCQSKAYVHEILSNNHSPLYFDDDHYIKDKILDIHQLLLDKNLHIDILSSKLLMDILTKLIIKNQLSTAETVPDVVIEAKEFLETKYTDKIALDDLCNNIGVSKSYLIRQFKAYTGYSPYEYLLKLRLNEAKTLLIHTNKSINDISFTVGFESVSHFIKYFNQNEKVTPLKFRQHWR; from the coding sequence ATGAAAAATTTATTGGATTTAAAAGAGAATTCTTGGAGTTTACAACACTCATCAAGCATGAAAGCAAAATCAATGTATTACTGTATAAGATCTATAGGACATTTTTGTTGTAATAGTGGTTATCATACAAACAGAGAACACTTAAATGATGTACTCCTCGTTCTTACACTTAAAGGTACTGGGTATTTAGAATATAGAAATCAAAAACATATACTAAAATCAAATGAAGGTTTTATTATTGATTGTAATGAACATCAAAATTACTACACGGACAAAAAGGATCTCTGGGAATTTATATGGCTCCACTTTTACGGTTGCCAAAGTAAGGCCTATGTACATGAGATTTTATCAAATAATCATTCACCTCTATATTTTGATGACGATCATTATATAAAAGATAAAATATTAGATATACATCAGCTGCTACTGGATAAAAACCTACATATCGATATTCTTTCTTCAAAATTGTTGATGGATATACTTACTAAGCTTATAATTAAAAATCAACTATCCACTGCTGAGACAGTGCCTGATGTAGTTATAGAAGCTAAAGAATTTTTAGAAACGAAATATACAGACAAAATAGCATTAGATGATTTGTGTAATAATATTGGTGTTAGTAAGTCCTATTTAATTAGGCAATTTAAAGCTTATACAGGTTATAGTCCCTATGAATACTTATTAAAACTTCGATTAAATGAGGCTAAAACCTTATTAATTCATACAAATAAGAGTATTAATGATATCAGCTTTACAGTCGGTTTTGAGAGCGTTAGCCATTTTATTAAATACTTCAATCAAAATGAAAAGGTAACCCCGCTAAAATTTAGGCAACATTGGAGGTAA
- a CDS encoding Gfo/Idh/MocA family protein, with product MKKVRIGIIGTGSISEAHIQGYQCMDHVEVVAACDLDEAKVKRYASKHNIPHTFTDYNEMLKMKGLDAVSVTTWNNSHAPISIAAMKAGKDVLCEKPLAMNAKEAEEMVRVSKETGQLLMVGFVRRFESNAQYIREAVANDELGQIYYAKTGYIRKWGNPGGWFCDKNRSGGGPVIDLGVHVIDLIRYLTGKPKPVSIMASTFSYLGMKPNMKGMNKYTSSDYDASNPHCDVEDAATALIKFDNGMTLSIETSWVLHTKENSNYLMLYGDKAGVKMEPELEFYKESNQYYINEKPVIQTKDDFAQIFERETAHFIDCVMNNIPCINPGQDGVEIMKILDAIYESAETGHEVIIKK from the coding sequence ATGAAAAAAGTAAGAATTGGAATCATCGGAACAGGAAGTATTAGTGAAGCACATATTCAAGGTTATCAATGCATGGACCATGTGGAAGTAGTGGCTGCATGTGATTTAGATGAAGCCAAAGTGAAGCGTTATGCTAGCAAACATAACATTCCTCATACTTTTACAGATTATAACGAGATGCTAAAGATGAAAGGACTGGACGCAGTCAGCGTAACAACTTGGAACAATTCACATGCCCCTATCAGTATTGCAGCAATGAAAGCAGGTAAGGATGTACTTTGCGAAAAGCCCTTGGCTATGAATGCGAAAGAAGCTGAAGAAATGGTGAGAGTATCTAAAGAAACTGGCCAATTGCTCATGGTAGGCTTTGTTCGACGATTCGAAAGCAATGCTCAGTATATCAGAGAAGCTGTTGCTAATGATGAACTTGGTCAAATTTATTATGCCAAGACTGGTTACATACGTAAGTGGGGTAACCCAGGTGGGTGGTTCTGTGATAAGAATCGTTCTGGTGGTGGACCTGTTATTGATTTAGGGGTACATGTTATTGACTTGATACGTTACTTAACAGGAAAACCAAAACCTGTATCCATTATGGCATCAACCTTCAGTTATTTAGGAATGAAACCCAACATGAAAGGCATGAATAAGTATACATCCAGTGACTATGATGCCTCTAACCCCCATTGTGATGTAGAAGATGCAGCAACAGCATTAATTAAGTTTGATAACGGCATGACTTTATCCATTGAAACGAGTTGGGTGCTCCATACAAAAGAAAACAGTAATTATCTTATGCTCTATGGGGACAAAGCTGGTGTCAAAATGGAACCAGAATTAGAGTTCTATAAAGAAAGTAATCAATACTATATCAACGAAAAACCTGTTATACAAACTAAGGATGACTTTGCTCAGATTTTTGAAAGAGAAACAGCTCATTTTATAGATTGTGTTATGAATAATATACCTTGTATCAATCCTGGTCAAGATGGCGTTGAAATCATGAAGATCTTAGATGCTATTTATGAATCAGCTGAAACTGGTCATGAAGTGATCATTAAAAAATAG
- a CDS encoding AraC family transcriptional regulator: MDKPAELRETMTMPNPDFSMKVNPIHTKGVSQCCVYPHWHEEMELLYFTEGSALCKCNNKSFVVRSGDLIVVNCNELHSAINLSENVRYYCIILDPHILSSRIIDLCDSKYINPIIDNTILFKNLISNDKEVSQCIETINSEYTQRQMGFELAIKSTLYRLFVLLMREHVDTILTDSQVKQRMKNMERFNKVLSYIEANFAIELTLESISEHAHMSKYHFCRMFKQMTGHTVSHYINSVRIQEADRLLITTDLSIGEIAFKVGFRDTSYFSRIYKQIKNISPTEKRKLHI, encoded by the coding sequence ATGGATAAACCTGCGGAACTTCGAGAAACGATGACTATGCCTAATCCTGATTTTTCTATGAAGGTGAATCCCATACACACGAAAGGTGTCAGCCAATGCTGTGTGTATCCACACTGGCATGAAGAAATGGAGCTGCTTTACTTTACAGAAGGCTCAGCCCTTTGTAAATGTAATAATAAATCATTTGTAGTAAGAAGTGGAGACTTGATAGTGGTTAACTGTAATGAACTTCATTCAGCTATCAACTTATCAGAAAATGTTCGCTATTATTGCATTATTCTTGATCCACATATTCTTTCTAGTCGTATTATTGATTTATGCGATTCTAAATATATAAACCCAATCATTGATAATACCATTCTATTTAAGAATCTTATAAGTAATGACAAAGAAGTAAGTCAATGCATCGAAACTATCAACAGCGAATATACTCAGCGACAAATGGGCTTTGAGCTTGCCATTAAATCCACGCTCTACCGTCTTTTTGTTTTATTAATGCGAGAACATGTGGATACCATCTTAACAGATAGTCAAGTGAAGCAACGTATGAAAAATATGGAACGCTTTAATAAGGTCTTAAGCTATATTGAAGCGAACTTTGCTATAGAGTTAACATTAGAATCCATTAGTGAACATGCCCATATGAGCAAATACCATTTCTGTCGCATGTTTAAGCAGATGACAGGGCATACTGTATCCCACTACATCAATTCTGTACGCATACAAGAAGCGGATAGATTACTCATAACGACAGACTTGAGTATAGGAGAGATTGCTTTCAAAGTAGGCTTTCGTGATACCAGTTATTTTAGCCGTATTTATAAGCAGATCAAAAATATATCACCAACTGAAAAAAGAAAATTACATATTTAA
- a CDS encoding SGNH/GDSL hydrolase family protein has product MVNKEKIILFQGDSITDAGRKREDDYDLGTGYAMMAASMFSATSPEKNVKFLNRGISGNRVKDLKFRWKEDCINLNPDIISILIGINDCWRRYDSNDPTTTVQFKDDYRYILQQLKDKTKAEIILCEPFVLPTPDDRKKWREDLDPKINVVRELAREFGTHLLPLDGIFNQVSVYKDPDFWAPDGVHPSNAGHALIAKEWLNLLKDSLDKSLSLL; this is encoded by the coding sequence ATGGTTAATAAAGAAAAAATAATACTTTTTCAAGGTGATAGTATTACAGATGCTGGACGTAAAAGAGAAGATGATTATGATTTAGGGACAGGATATGCAATGATGGCTGCGTCAATGTTCTCAGCAACATCCCCTGAAAAGAATGTAAAATTTTTAAATAGAGGTATTAGCGGAAACAGAGTCAAAGATTTGAAGTTTCGCTGGAAAGAAGATTGTATCAATTTGAATCCAGATATTATTTCTATATTGATAGGCATAAACGATTGCTGGAGAAGATATGATAGCAATGACCCTACTACAACAGTACAGTTTAAGGACGATTATCGATACATACTTCAACAACTAAAGGATAAAACAAAAGCTGAAATAATCCTCTGCGAACCCTTTGTATTACCTACTCCTGATGATAGAAAAAAATGGAGAGAAGACCTTGACCCGAAAATAAACGTAGTACGCGAGTTGGCAAGAGAATTTGGTACACATTTATTACCTTTAGATGGTATATTTAACCAAGTTTCCGTATATAAAGACCCTGATTTCTGGGCACCAGATGGAGTACACCCTTCTAATGCAGGACATGCTTTAATCGCTAAAGAATGGTTAAATTTGTTGAAGGATTCTCTAGATAAGTCATTATCTTTACTCTAG
- a CDS encoding MIP/aquaporin family protein, whose translation MHQRLNYSAYLSELIGTFILVFNGTGAIMVNEIFGGVITHLGIAFAFGLTVAMLIYTFRKISGANFNPAVSIALWSIKRLSTKDMMLYIASQVIGAILASILLKVMFGNIATLGATLPNDALFDNEITVALAVELIYTFILMVVILGAAVDNRADDRFGGIAIGITVMVGALIIGPISGGSFNPARSLGPALISGHVSSLWLYIVFPIIGALLAVFATKKIFYLEDH comes from the coding sequence ATGCATCAACGACTAAATTATTCAGCTTACTTAAGTGAGTTGATAGGTACATTTATATTAGTATTTAATGGTACTGGAGCTATCATGGTTAATGAAATTTTTGGGGGAGTGATAACACATTTGGGAATAGCTTTTGCTTTTGGATTGACTGTAGCTATGCTTATTTATACATTCCGAAAAATCTCAGGAGCCAACTTTAATCCAGCAGTATCTATAGCGTTATGGTCCATAAAAAGATTAAGTACAAAAGATATGATGTTGTATATTGCATCACAAGTTATAGGAGCAATTTTGGCAAGCATTTTATTAAAAGTCATGTTTGGTAATATAGCTACACTTGGAGCAACACTACCTAACGATGCATTATTTGATAACGAAATCACTGTAGCCTTAGCAGTTGAACTTATTTACACATTTATTTTAATGGTGGTTATATTGGGAGCGGCTGTTGATAATCGTGCAGATGATCGTTTCGGAGGTATTGCAATAGGGATCACTGTTATGGTTGGTGCCTTAATTATTGGTCCTATATCAGGAGGGTCATTTAATCCAGCTAGGTCTTTAGGTCCAGCACTGATATCTGGACATGTGTCATCATTATGGCTTTATATTGTCTTTCCTATCATAGGAGCTTTACTAGCTGTTTTTGCAACTAAAAAAATATTCTATTTAGAGGATCATTAA